In a single window of the Candidatus Kaiserbacteria bacterium genome:
- a CDS encoding UDP-N-acetylglucosamine 2-epimerase, whose protein sequence is METIQKKSYLVVLGARPNFVKAAPFFNRAKEYPQFSFTLVHTGQHFDDNMSKIFFEQMGIPKPDIQLDIKGEFHTEKIGKMFTALKSTIENGAFDGVIVFGDINSALAGAIAGITLGKKIIHVESGLRSHDRRMPEEINRAIIDHISDVLFVTEESGLENLEREGIAREKIHVVGNIMIESIEMFKSNFDDSRVLSDLDLEKGRYVVTTIHRQENTDDPITLKKIFRYVG, encoded by the coding sequence ATGGAAACTATTCAAAAAAAATCATATCTTGTTGTCTTGGGAGCTCGGCCTAATTTTGTGAAGGCGGCACCATTTTTTAATCGGGCAAAAGAGTATCCACAGTTTTCTTTTACCCTCGTCCACACAGGACAACACTTTGACGATAACATGTCGAAGATTTTTTTTGAGCAGATGGGTATCCCAAAGCCCGATATACAACTTGATATCAAAGGCGAGTTTCATACTGAAAAGATTGGCAAAATGTTTACCGCACTCAAGTCTACAATCGAAAATGGTGCATTTGATGGCGTTATTGTGTTTGGTGATATCAATTCAGCACTAGCGGGCGCGATTGCGGGGATAACACTTGGTAAGAAAATCATACATGTGGAGTCAGGATTACGCAGTCATGATAGACGTATGCCCGAGGAGATTAACAGAGCCATCATTGATCACATCAGTGATGTACTCTTTGTAACTGAAGAGAGTGGTCTTGAAAATTTGGAACGTGAGGGTATTGCGCGGGAAAAAATCCATGTGGTGGGGAATATAATGATTGAAAGCATCGAGATGTTCAAATCAAACTTTGATGATTCACGTGTGCTGTCTGATTTAGATTTGGAGAAGGGAAGATATGTGGTAACGACGATTCATCGACAAGAAAATACTGATGACCCAATCACCCTTAAAAAGATTTTTAGATATGTTGGGTAG